The Gloeomargarita sp. SKYB120 genome has a segment encoding these proteins:
- a CDS encoding AAA family ATPase → MFLAIANHKGGVGKTTSTLALGGLLAESDPCLLIDLDPQGNLTTGLGVELAAQSPGAYHWLTGQVPASHVIQKTASGIYLIPADAHLTRAEMELLQKSGAFYTLRDRLADLRGQFRYVLIDCPPSRGLLTINALAAADYVLIPVQCQFFALKGLTALLETVQHVQQRLNPKLKILGVLPTMAELHTIMTQDVLNALKNQPDFHVFPPLPKSVKFPESNLAGEPIHRYTNDPRLLTPLRELVTYIQQQVPR, encoded by the coding sequence ATGTTCCTGGCCATTGCCAATCACAAAGGAGGCGTCGGCAAAACCACCTCTACTTTAGCGCTTGGGGGGCTACTGGCGGAATCGGACCCCTGTTTGCTGATTGACCTCGACCCTCAGGGCAACCTGACGACGGGTTTGGGGGTGGAACTAGCGGCGCAATCCCCAGGCGCCTATCACTGGCTAACCGGTCAGGTGCCAGCCAGCCACGTCATTCAAAAAACCGCTAGCGGCATTTATCTCATCCCAGCCGATGCCCATCTCACCCGCGCCGAAATGGAGTTGTTGCAAAAAAGCGGTGCCTTTTACACCCTGCGCGACCGTCTAGCTGACCTGCGCGGGCAATTTCGCTACGTTCTCATAGACTGTCCTCCCAGTCGCGGCCTGCTCACCATCAACGCCCTGGCCGCCGCCGATTACGTGCTGATCCCCGTGCAGTGCCAGTTTTTTGCCCTGAAGGGGTTGACCGCCCTGCTGGAAACCGTGCAACACGTGCAGCAGCGCCTCAATCCCAAGCTCAAAATCCTGGGGGTGTTGCCCACGATGGCTGAGCTGCACACCATCATGACCCAGGATGTGCTCAACGCTCTAAAAAACCAGCCCGACTTTCATGTGTTTCCCCCCTTGCCCAAATCCGTGAAGTTTCCCGAGTCCAACCTAGCCGGTGAGCCGATTCACCGTTACACCAACGACCCCCGCCTGCTCACCCCTCTGCGAGAATTGGTAACGTATATCCAGCAGCAGGTTCCCCGGTGA